The nucleotide sequence TGTCCCCAACCCACCAGCATCACCCCTACCCTGTCCCCAACCCCACCAGTATCACCACCGTACCTGGTCCCCAACCCGCCAGCATCaccaccctaccctgtccccaacctaccagcatcaccaccctaccctgtccccAACCCCACCAGCATCACCACCCTACCTGGTCCCCAACCCGCCAGCATCaccaccctaccctgtccccaacctaccagcatcaccaccctaccctgtccccAACCCGCCAGCATCACCACCCTGCCCTGTCCCCAACCCGCCAGCATCaccaccctaccctgtccccaacccgccagcatcaccaccctaccctgtccccaacccaccagcaccaccaccctaccctgtccccAACCCACCAGCATCACCCCACCCTGGCCCCAACCCCACCAGCATCACCACCCTACCTGGTCCCCAACCCTCCAGCATCaccaccctaccctgtccccaacccaccagcatcaccaccctaccctgtccccAACCCACCAGCATCACCCCACCCTGTCCCCAACCCACCAGCATCaccaccctaccctgtccccAACCCGCCAGCATCACCACCCTACCCCTGTCCCCAACCCGCCAGCATCACCCTACCCTGTCCCCAACCCACCAGCATCaccaccctaccctgtccccAACCCACCAGCATCACCCCACCCTGTCCCCAACCCCACCAGCATCACCACCCTACCTGGTCCCCAACCCTCCAGCATCaccaccctaccctgtccccAACCCACCAGCATCACTACCCTACCCTGTCCCCAACCCGCCAGCATCACCACTATGCCGGCAGATGAGGAGTTAACAGCTAATTTGGTAAAAGAGACCCAGTATGTTGGAGCCAAACACAGATCAATAATGTGATTTAATAACAAcagctcttctcttctctcctgcgATGgctgctttcctctctctctccctcctccctctcttctcctctctctctctctcctctcctcccctccctcccctctctctccctctcctctcctctcccctcccctcccctctcctctcctctcctctcctctcctctctcctctctctcctcccctcctctcctctctctctctcctcctctcctctcctcctctctcctctcctctccctcctctcctctcctctcctccctccctctcccctccctctcctcctctcccttcccctctctctcctcctctcctctctctcctctctctcctctcctctcctctcctctctcccctccctcccctcccctccctctctcctctcctctcctctctctcctctcctctcctctctctccctctctctcctctccctctctctctctcctctccctccctcctctcctctcctcctctctcctctctcccctcctctcctctccctctctctcctctctctctcctccctccctcctctcctcctctcttcctctctctctcctctcccctctctctctctaatatgtGAGCCGACTCTAGTGGGTAATTAACTTACAATGATGATGGACGAGGgatcgagggagagagggaggagatgggggagagaggtggggaggggatgaggagagagtaggggaagggatagagggatggatagagagggatggatggatggagggaggagagagagggatggatggatgggtggatggagggagggaggaagggaatagATGGATTGATGTAGTAGGACTGTGTTAAACTGCCATGTAATGAAATCTCTCTTGTCCCCATTAGGTGCAGGGACttgcagctctgtgtgtgtgtttgtgtgtgttataatgccaatatgtcctccaaaacaccggcttcgagggcattatcacttttatacaacacgttaccaaaatattcaaataatgattgacatattttcattaaaaaaatgttACTTTGATACATTTATTCATACACTTTCATCCTTCCacgagatatagtcccgacataaatctagggttgctacgcaagctggctggtcgttcgttcgatcggttcagttgccagagatgcgacccagtcgttcagtcttttgttctgtatctatggacgcgacccagtcgttcagtcttttttgttctgtatcgatggacgcgacccagtcgttcagtcttttgttctgtatctatggacggacccagtcgttcagtcttttggttctgtatctatggacgcgacccagtcgttcagtcttttggttctgtatctatggacccagtggttcagtctttttgttctgtatctatggacgtgacccagtcttTCGttgtaaatgttccattgccatactggctggcaacgttcttatcccttacttgctagctagccaactacggttaACTTACTGttacgtcaaacagtgcagacagaataacaacaaagtagctgcatttacatttgtttaagctgttttctagtgacgttTATTTGGATAAATCCATAACAATGAGGTAATGAGTCGCGATTTCGCCTGGTATAGAAAATGTGTTCGCTCGTCAGGAcgctgttgttcag is from Salmo salar unplaced genomic scaffold, Ssal_v3.1, whole genome shotgun sequence and encodes:
- the LOC123740015 gene encoding extensin-like, translating into ITTLPCPQPASISTLPCPQPASITTLPCPQPASITHPVPNPPASPPYPVPNPPASPHPVPNPTSITTLPGPQPSSITTLPCPQPASITNLPCPQPTSITPTLSPTPPHHHPTLSPTHQHHPTLSPTHQHHHPTLSPTRQHHHPTPVPNPPASPYPVPNPPASPPYPVPNPPASPHPVPNPTSITTLPGPQPSSITTLPCPQPTSITTLPCPQPASITTMPADEELTANLIGLTSDLQQHFLNLVG